A genomic segment from Marinobacter subterrani encodes:
- a CDS encoding ATP synthase subunit I, whose translation MMIIDWPAALTGFGVGVLVSSLYFAGLALTVRLALASSRPHALLLPSALVRIGLLLAAGWLVTAGATLLWSLAGYGLAFFVVRLIAIAMANAPRPEDA comes from the coding sequence ATGATGATCATTGACTGGCCGGCCGCGCTGACGGGCTTTGGAGTCGGCGTGCTGGTGAGTAGCCTGTATTTTGCCGGCCTGGCCCTGACGGTGCGCCTGGCGCTGGCCTCATCCCGGCCCCATGCGCTGCTGCTGCCCAGCGCCCTGGTGCGGATCGGGTTGCTGCTGGCGGCAGGCTGGCTGGTGACGGCCGGCGCCACCCTGCTCTGGAGCCTTGCCGGCTACGGCCTGGCCTTTTTCGTGGTGCGCCTGATCGCTATTGCCATGGCCAACGCGCCCCGCCCGGAGGATGCCTGA
- a CDS encoding ATPase — translation MTLATEMDVCLRLPTRVLYQGMARKLFAVAENGAFGMLPNHIDFVTSLVPSVLILTLADGSEAIFGIDEGILVKKGHQVEVATRRGVAGENLDSLQESVRKTFIEVDEDERVARSALSRLEAGMVRRFASLQKRGT, via the coding sequence ATGACACTGGCAACGGAGATGGATGTCTGCCTGCGGCTGCCGACCCGGGTGCTGTATCAGGGCATGGCCCGCAAGCTGTTTGCCGTCGCCGAGAACGGCGCCTTCGGCATGCTGCCCAATCACATTGATTTTGTTACCTCGCTGGTGCCGTCGGTTTTGATCCTGACCCTGGCGGACGGCAGTGAGGCAATTTTCGGCATAGATGAAGGCATTCTGGTGAAAAAAGGCCATCAGGTTGAGGTTGCAACCCGCCGCGGTGTGGCGGGTGAGAATCTGGACTCACTGCAGGAGAGCGTCCGGAAAACCTTTATCGAAGTGGATGAAGACGAACGTGTTGCGCGCTCGGCACTGTCCAGGCTCGAGGCCGGCATGGTGCGCCGTTTTGCCAGCCTCCAGAAGCGCGGAACATGA
- the atpD gene encoding F0F1 ATP synthase subunit beta — MNQTERVDSGDYGTGTIVAIRGGVVSVRFSGPAPRIRELLYAGNMALEVAVLEDDGVVRCMALAPVKGLGLGMPVRAAGSTISVPVGDAVLGRMLNVFGAPMDNKPPPATDERRAIHQLPPLLEDRVVRSQVLETGIKAIDLLAPIERGGKTGLFGGAGVGKTVLITELINNMARQHKGVSLFCGIGERSREAEELYREMAATGVLESTVMLFGQMNEAPGVRFLIGKTALTMAEYFRDEQHRDVLLLIDNIFRFVQAGSEVSGLLGRMPSRVGYQPTLATELAELEERITSTRNASITSVQAVYVPADDFTDPAAAHIFSHLSGSVVLSRKRASEGLYPAIDPLASSSVMLTPSVVGQRHYDIARAVRRTLAEYEELRDIIAMLGIEELSAADRSTVARARRLERFLTQPFFTTAAFTGTEGKRVTIEETLSGCETLLEQTDFDQNESEYYMIGALPEVVA, encoded by the coding sequence ATGAATCAGACTGAGCGGGTTGATTCGGGGGACTACGGCACTGGCACCATTGTTGCCATCCGGGGCGGCGTGGTGAGTGTCCGGTTTTCCGGGCCGGCACCGCGCATCCGCGAGCTGTTGTATGCCGGCAACATGGCGCTGGAGGTGGCTGTGCTGGAAGACGATGGTGTGGTCCGCTGCATGGCGCTGGCCCCGGTGAAGGGGCTGGGGCTGGGAATGCCGGTGCGGGCGGCGGGATCGACCATTAGTGTGCCGGTGGGTGATGCGGTACTTGGCCGCATGCTCAACGTCTTTGGTGCGCCGATGGATAACAAGCCGCCGCCGGCCACCGACGAACGCCGGGCCATTCATCAGCTCCCGCCCCTGCTGGAGGATCGCGTTGTCCGCAGCCAGGTACTGGAGACCGGTATCAAGGCGATTGACCTGCTGGCCCCCATCGAGCGGGGTGGCAAAACCGGGCTGTTCGGCGGGGCCGGGGTTGGCAAGACGGTGCTGATTACCGAGCTGATCAACAACATGGCCCGGCAGCACAAGGGCGTCAGCCTGTTCTGCGGCATTGGCGAGCGTTCCCGGGAGGCGGAGGAGCTGTACCGGGAAATGGCCGCGACCGGTGTTCTTGAAAGCACGGTGATGCTGTTTGGCCAGATGAACGAGGCCCCGGGTGTCCGGTTTCTGATCGGCAAGACCGCGCTGACCATGGCGGAATATTTCCGCGATGAACAGCATCGGGACGTGCTGCTGCTGATCGACAATATTTTCCGCTTTGTCCAGGCCGGCTCGGAAGTGTCCGGGCTGTTGGGGCGCATGCCGTCCAGGGTTGGCTATCAGCCCACCCTGGCGACCGAACTGGCCGAGCTGGAGGAGCGCATCACCTCAACCCGCAATGCCTCGATCACCTCGGTTCAGGCCGTTTACGTGCCCGCCGACGATTTCACCGATCCGGCCGCCGCCCATATTTTCTCCCACCTGTCGGGTTCCGTGGTGCTTTCCCGCAAGCGAGCCAGTGAAGGCCTGTACCCGGCGATCGACCCGCTTGCGTCATCCTCGGTGATGCTTACGCCCTCGGTGGTTGGCCAGCGGCATTACGACATCGCCCGGGCGGTGCGCCGCACCCTCGCCGAGTACGAGGAGCTGCGGGATATCATCGCCATGCTGGGGATTGAGGAACTGTCGGCGGCTGACCGGTCGACCGTTGCCCGGGCTCGCCGGCTGGAAAGGTTTCTCACCCAGCCGTTTTTCACCACCGCGGCCTTTACCGGCACGGAAGGCAAGCGTGTGACCATCGAAGAGACGCTCAGTGGCTGTGAAACCCTGCTGGAACAGACCGACTTCGACCAGAATGAAAGTGAGTACTACATGATCGGCGCCCTGCCCGAGGTGGTGGCATGA
- a CDS encoding F0F1 ATP synthase subunit C, which produces MTDLALIAAVSILTAGLTVSFGALGPALGEGRAAAAALAAIAQQPDSASTLSRTLFVSLAMIESTAIYCFVVAMIVLFANPFWDQALQAAQSAAG; this is translated from the coding sequence ATGACCGATCTTGCCCTTATTGCCGCAGTCTCCATTCTGACTGCAGGTCTGACAGTCTCTTTCGGGGCGCTGGGCCCGGCGCTTGGTGAAGGCCGGGCGGCCGCCGCCGCACTTGCGGCCATTGCCCAGCAGCCGGATTCGGCATCGACCCTGTCTCGAACCCTGTTTGTCAGCCTGGCGATGATCGAGTCCACCGCCATCTACTGCTTTGTGGTGGCCATGATCGTCCTGTTTGCCAACCCGTTCTGGGATCAGGCGCTGCAGGCTGCCCAGTCGGCGGCGGGGTGA
- a CDS encoding F0F1 ATP synthase subunit B family protein: MSVDWVTVIAQVGNFLVLVWLLKRFLYKPILNGIDAREAEIATRMGEAAVAREKAAAAEAAFLEQKQKLLAEDSVHARQIREQAEQQRDAMVAAARKQLEQEKQDWQAHLEAERARFIRELHMASADALYQLVRRALHDLADADMEERMALTVMARLEPLSGELAAGDVNAGQATATTHSPLPQAVQETMRTSLERLVPGLTLSFATDAGQSPGLILRIGSVQVAWTVDSYTDDLAGLLTDRLAAGDSGRVNHHG; encoded by the coding sequence ATGTCTGTTGACTGGGTCACAGTCATTGCCCAGGTTGGCAACTTTCTGGTGCTGGTCTGGCTGCTCAAGCGCTTCCTGTACAAGCCCATCCTGAACGGTATCGACGCCCGGGAGGCGGAAATCGCCACACGCATGGGTGAGGCGGCAGTGGCCCGGGAAAAGGCCGCCGCCGCCGAAGCGGCCTTTCTGGAGCAGAAGCAGAAACTGCTGGCGGAGGATTCCGTCCACGCCAGGCAGATTCGCGAACAGGCCGAGCAGCAGAGAGACGCCATGGTGGCAGCCGCCCGCAAACAGCTGGAACAGGAAAAGCAGGACTGGCAGGCCCATCTGGAGGCCGAGCGGGCCAGATTTATCAGGGAGTTGCACATGGCCAGTGCGGATGCCCTGTATCAGCTGGTACGCCGGGCACTGCATGACCTGGCGGATGCCGATATGGAGGAGCGCATGGCCCTGACCGTGATGGCGCGGCTGGAGCCGCTATCCGGGGAACTGGCCGCTGGTGACGTCAATGCCGGCCAGGCGACGGCGACAACCCATTCGCCGCTGCCCCAAGCGGTTCAGGAAACCATGCGGACTTCGCTGGAACGCCTGGTGCCGGGGCTGACCCTGAGCTTTGCCACGGATGCCGGGCAGTCACCCGGTCTGATCCTGCGCATTGGCAGTGTTCAGGTGGCCTGGACGGTCGACAGCTATACCGATGATCTGGCTGGCCTGCTGACCGACCGGCTGGCGGCAGGCGACTCCGG
- a CDS encoding AtpZ/AtpI family protein, producing the protein MSRRRESPEEGIGRRARRLKQARDNPGVSPLRGLGAFGMIGWSIAVPTVGGAFLGLWLDRHMPQDFSWVIALILGGVVVGGFIAWAWISRESREEEDNHDDH; encoded by the coding sequence ATGAGCCGGCGGCGGGAGTCTCCGGAAGAGGGCATCGGCCGTCGGGCCCGGCGCCTGAAGCAGGCCCGGGACAACCCCGGGGTGAGCCCGCTGCGGGGCCTGGGCGCCTTCGGCATGATCGGGTGGTCGATTGCGGTTCCAACCGTTGGCGGGGCCTTTCTCGGGCTCTGGCTGGATCGCCACATGCCCCAGGATTTCTCCTGGGTGATTGCCCTGATTCTGGGCGGCGTCGTGGTGGGTGGTTTCATTGCCTGGGCCTGGATCAGCCGGGAAAGCAGGGAAGAGGAGGATAACCATGATGATCATTGA
- a CDS encoding F0F1 ATP synthase subunit A → MQLTPDETILFTLGGIGINETIVNTWLVMIVLTVASIIITRHLRPDVPPNRWRTTLEVIVTAIQSQIEEISPRASRHVLYFSGTLFLFIALSNLLLVVPGFEPPTASLSTTAALALSVLIAVPLFGITRQGIRGYLKTYIEPSVVMLPFNIISEFSRGLSLAIRLYGNVMSGAVIAGILLGVAPFFFPVVMDVLGLLTGLIQAYIFAVLATVYISSATATHGKPPEKEKDQ, encoded by the coding sequence ATGCAACTGACGCCCGATGAAACCATCCTGTTCACCCTCGGCGGCATCGGTATTAACGAGACCATCGTTAATACCTGGCTGGTGATGATCGTCCTGACTGTTGCCTCGATTATCATTACCCGCCATTTGCGGCCGGATGTCCCACCCAATCGTTGGCGCACCACCCTGGAAGTCATCGTTACTGCTATCCAGAGCCAGATCGAGGAGATCTCACCCCGCGCGTCCCGCCATGTATTGTACTTTTCCGGCACGCTGTTCCTGTTTATCGCCCTGTCGAACCTGCTGCTGGTGGTGCCGGGCTTCGAACCGCCGACCGCCTCGCTGTCCACCACCGCCGCGCTGGCGCTTTCTGTGCTCATTGCCGTGCCGCTGTTCGGCATTACCCGCCAGGGCATCCGGGGCTACCTGAAAACCTATATCGAGCCCTCCGTCGTGATGCTCCCGTTCAATATCATCAGCGAGTTCTCGCGCGGGCTGTCCCTGGCCATCCGCCTGTATGGCAACGTCATGAGCGGTGCCGTTATCGCCGGCATCCTGCTGGGGGTTGCGCCGTTCTTTTTCCCCGTGGTGATGGACGTGCTCGGATTGCTGACGGGTTTGATCCAGGCCTACATTTTCGCCGTCCTGGCGACGGTTTACATCTCATCCGCCACCGCTACTCACGGGAAACCCCCGGAAAAGGAGAAAGACCAATGA